The Oncorhynchus gorbuscha isolate QuinsamMale2020 ecotype Even-year linkage group LG04, OgorEven_v1.0, whole genome shotgun sequence genome includes the window GAGCTAACACGTTGTCGGTCTTTCTTTTCCTGTGGCAGCAACGAGGAACATGGTGAGAGGCTCGCGTTTTTCGTTCAATTCATTAAAATTGCGCTGTCTAGTCCACATAAAACGACCACAGTTGATAACATCCATGAGCATAAGTATTTTGTCTTGCCACTTGTTTGTGACTGCTCAAGAGAGGTCCTTCATCTGTCACTTACCACTATAATAACCGAATGCGAGCAAGCTAAAAGCTACCGCTACTAGCAAATGCATGGATGTCTAGTTGGTAACGTCGGCTATCAAACATGTCTAGTTATACTACTTGCAAATGAGATGGTTGTTCGCTAAATAACTAGTAACGTCGGTGAACATTCAAACATTTCAGAACAATTCTTTCAATGTAGTTAACGTATGTTGCCACTTATAATAGTTATATTCATTTTCAGCCCACGTTCGAAATGGGTAGTTCGCTGCCTACGTAACGTTACATTTTCAAAGATAACTTTAATTAATATATTTAGATGTATCCCCATTTGTCAATCTTCACAGGGCAAGATCAAGGCTAGAGATCTGCGGGGCAAGAAGAAGGAGGAGCTGCTCAAGCAGCTAGATGACCTGAAGGTAGAGCTGTCCCAGCTCCGCGTAGCCAAGGTTACTGGTGGAGCTGCCTCTAAGCTCTCCAAGATGTGAGTATTATTTGGACTGCATAAATGGTCATTAAGAGTTTGGCCTGGGTTCTGAGTGGGCTGTAGGTATCACTGTCACACAGTCTATGGCTATATGGTGGAGAAATGAGTGGTTTCTCAGTTGTAATCTGAGTAAGGCGATGGGTAAGTTATATTATTGAATTGGTATGTAGAGATTTGTCACTGAAGGTGGCATTCCTTCAATTGTGTAGGCAACTCCACGCACATTTACACTGGGGGATAAACACATTACACTGGGGGATAAAAAGGTCCACACGTCCCGTGTGTGTTGTGAATGTTGAATATAATTATATTTGAACTTACTCTGCCGATTGTCTGTGGTGTTGGTCCTTCAAGTGGTCAAAATGTGAGGTTAAATATCCCCAGCAAGGTGTTATTAAACAGAATTCAGACACGTCTGTGTGGCAATGGAGATGTGCACGTATCTTCAGTCATGAGCAAACAAGACTGAAGTACATGCATTTAATGCATGCATACTACCATGGTTTTGTGCATTTCAAGCGATAGATATTCCTGTGCATATTGTCTCAAATTTTGAGTAACTAGAGTACCACGCACATAGACAAACTACCAGCAAGTTCAAATGTAATTAGATTCAATATTCAGGCTGGAAATTTAAATCTCCACGGTTTTGCAGTGTTTTGTTTAACTGTATACCAATAATTGGTATtcaatttgtatttattagtcaATGTATTTAGGTGTAGTAGGGAAAtaaaatgtgcttctctttttGCTCAAATCTCAAACACCCTTTAAGTTTAGGCTTCTTATCCTTAATTTTAATTAACCCTTATTTTTTGTTCTGTTTCCTCTAGTTGTGTCGTCCGCAAGTCCATCGCCCGCGTTCTGACTGTCATCAACCAGACGCAAAAGGAGAACCTGAGGAAATTCTACAAGGTAAGAACAATGCCATCCATACATGCGTATTTAACAAATCTGTTAAGCAAAACAGAACCGGCTGATGAACAGTCAAAAGCATTGGGCAGGCATTTGACCACATGACATCGGCTGTCGTATTCTGTTCATTTCccaatgattctacatgttgactGGCCACTGTTCATCAATACCCAACAGGTGATCTACTGCGCATGGTGTGGGTTATGGTGTCTTGTCAACATGTTAAACATTCTGCAGATTAGTTTGTAATGTGACCCATGTAACCTCAATATTTGAGAACTAGGCTGAGTGCCAACCCTGACTATTCAGCCCATCTAAGTGCAGAAGACCATAATTGAACAAAATGCAATAGCAGCAACAGTTCTGATTTTTAGTATTGGTTTAAATGCCCATGTAgtgtttattttaatttgattGTGAATGTAATTTCAGGGTAAAAAGTACAAGCCCCTGGATCTGAGACCCAGGAAGACCCGTGCCATCCGCAGGAGACTTAACAAGCATGAGGAGTCTCTCAGGACCAAGAAGATGCAGAGGAAGGACCGCCTGTATTCCATTCGCAAATTTGCTGTCAAGGCTTAAGGCTGTTTCTCTTGTACAAATAAATTGACTAAAAAGAGAAGTATGTTGTCTTCTGTAAAGGGATGGCACTCACATTATGAATCATTCGTGTGGTAATATATCTGCTTCAGTGAGCAGGTGGAATATTTATTGCAAACATTTAGAGTAATTATTTGGTGAGATATTTTATATCCGCTTTGCAATGTTAATATGCACTGATCATGGATGTTTATGTATGCTGACGAGGATCCTGTTGTGCTAGAAAATGCTCTTGGTTGGAATTGGGACAGCAGCAATGCCTTTGCTAAAATACTGATCTGAAGAATGTTGTATTTCATAGGACTGTAAAGACCTGTGGCACGTATTCATTGACaagggcgcaactttggttttagaagtgggggacaaaaaaaaaaaaaatccagttgGATGAACACGCCAAACAGCCTACCCAACCACTCGGAGTTGtccacatggtcctaaagcaaACCTTTGCCTAGTTGAGTCATAATCCAATTATAAAATGGGGGGTGTCCTCAATGATGGTTGCACCCCTGCGTATTGGTTTGTATACTTGAGGTACGAAGTGATGATGAAAGGAATCCTAGTTCTATGTGAACAAGCGTGATACTATACTTCCTGTCTTATCCATCTATGTATTGTCTGCAATatctgtggtcctgtgtagctcagttggtagagcatggcgcttgtaacgccagggtagtgggttcgatccccgggaccacccatacttagaatgtatacacacatgactgtaagtcgctttggataaaagcgtctgctaaatggcatttattattattattattatattataatactcTGATGGAAGTAGGTAGAAGAAATTGTTTTTGGGACCAGGAAACTTGGAAGGTTTTTGGGGAAACAACTGACATTTGTCTGCAAGGACAACATGCATCCCACACCTGTCTTGTATAGTGCACTGTTTTCCATTTGGACTTTGGTAAGTCTCTTGAAATGTGTCCTGTCAGTCGTCCAATAAAGACCACACAGCAGATATTACAGCTGGCCATAACAATTGAACGTCATCTGGACAGCTCTGGGAACACGCAACTGATTTCATGTGTTCAGGAGAGAACATTTTTTTGCTGATCCACACATTTTACATCTCTAAGCATATTTCCAAATTCACTTGAACATACCAGTACTTGGCACTAATTGCACTGGTTTGTAATGGGAGATGGGTTAACACGGCATATTAGGCTAGTGGCAAGGTCTCCACATTTTTACGATGCCATTATCTGAGGTAAAACAATGTTTTTCACATCTTTAAAGTCATTTATGAAATGTAAAAGATTTCTAATTGTATTACAAAAGTGGTTCAATTGATGCATACTATGAGACCCCCTAAACTCAAAAAGTGCAGAATAATGGCTGGGGAGAGGATGGGCCATGTAAGTTCATTGTAAGCTCTGATGTTGCTGAAATTTGATGTAGCCAGTTGTCTGCActacacaaaacaaacaataggATATCTTAATGCATATTGGAAATATAGACCCTTTAATGCAGAGATACTATATGCAGAAATATAAACTATGAATGTAAGTATTGTGAAATGTAAAGAGAACATTGGTTTAATCACCAGAACACAAATCTTTGCAATTTAGTTGTTTTAACAACCAGTTAATTcaatagcaagcaatgcaagATACGTGTTTAAAATTGCCCTTAGAAGTGCTGAAAGCAATATGCTACAGTACATTAaattacagtagattacagtttTCACATTAAGCAATGCACTTACATTACCCAACAAAATTGACATAAATAACATTTCCATAATATCTTTCCAATGTTTAATCAAAGGTGTGACCAATGAAGACATCTTCTACAATCATTCATGCAAAAAAACGTATTTTTCAGATATAATTGCAACATAGGTGTACTGTCTGTAATCAAATGTAAGAAATTAAATGAATTTGGCCATaaattctcatccacatcacagtgAATGTCCTCATTGTTCATGCACTGTGGGAAAATGTTTTGGCATGGCAAATCCAAGCTTGACATTGGTCTGCATTGATGTCGTCGCATGCATCATCCATGGCCAGAAGGAGGGTGGCACGTTCAGGGGGATGGtgatcgtacaccttccacctccatgctgaattTATTTTCTCAATAGTGTTGAAgaaaggagagtatgggggtTTGGGGTCATGAACCAGGGATGGGCCTGAAACCTGACATtgtcccacacaatgacataggtgACCCCTTCACCCCTTCACCTTGGCAGGCCTGCTCAATTTCATTGAGAAACACAATGAGGTGTGCAGCGTTGTAGGATCCAAGTAATGGCCGACATCCTATCACGCCATCTTCAGAGATCGCTGTGCACATGGAGATGTTTCCCCACGTTGTCCAGGCACTTAGACGGTCGCCCGTTGGCCGATGAGGTTCTGCCCACAGCATCGAGTTTTGGCCATATTGAAGGCCGCTTCATCAACGAAGATATACTTGTGATAGTTCACAGCAGCATCAAGCACCATCCTCTGGTTAGTTATTTTTACAGTATTGTTTCAATATGATATTGTGAAGGAGCATATGCTTCACCCGGTCATCGTTTCTCTCAAAAGGCACTGTGTTTCATAGGTATCTGGTGCCTCTTCAAAAGGCAGGTGATTGTTGGTAGGCTGATGGATGCCACACTGGCAAAGGTGTTAAACGCATATCCTGTAGACTTACCAGTTTTCTTGGTGAAATGTTCTCATGATCAAATTGACAGTGATCTTTTCAGATTGGGGTAAACTAATCTGTCAGCCTGTGCCATGGTAAGTCCTCTGTTTACCAAATGGTCAACGACGATGGCCCGGACAACAGTTCCCTgccgtctgcctgtctctctctgatgtccacctttttgacggggcccatgcccacctctttgacggggtccatgcccacctctttgacggggcccatgcccacctctttcaCGAGGCCCTTGTCCACGAGCTCTTTGATTTCTTCCTTCACACACAACCTTTTATATGGTGACCAATTGCGGTTACCAATATGTTAAATCAATTAGCATTAACAAGTAGTCATTATGTATGGTTATATATCATACATATCATTTAGATGTTTATAGTTTACAAACACACATATTTCTATAGTTCTCAAAAtccatatacagtaggtctgtagcagtttgggtcaagagtgtccccccctttgaagagggggatgaccgcagctgctccccaatctttgggaatctcagacgacacgaaagagaggttgaacaggctagtaataggggttgcaacaatttcggcaaataattttaaaaagaaagggtccagattgtctagcccggctgatttgtaggggtccagattttgcagctctttcagaaaatcagctaactggatttgggagaaggagaaatgggggaggcttgggcgagttgctgtggggggtgcagggctctTGACCGGGGTaagagtagccaggtggaaagtatGGCCATATCAGAGATGGCATTAAATGatgctgaatgaactgtttcgcagccgaacaaggctccgctgatagccaggtgtagcaggggaaaggtgttgggactctactgttgggacagctttatgtaggccctaacagtttgtgggaaccgtttgtcaccgttatagtgcagttaatgtattgtttagtgttgtgctgTGTAGTGGCTTTTCTGACATGCATCCCACATTTACTCTAGGATGCATGTACATAGTACACCACAAGGGGGCAAAATGTATCCAAACATACTTTGATGTAACTAGGCCATAGGGCCTACTACTGTAAGGTATCAACCAAAGCAAGGTAGTAAGTAATGTTATTTGTGCCAGTGTGACATTTGGATAAGGAAAGCTGAAATAAGGGGCTCCGGGAATAGGCATTACTAAGTCAGTAGCTTAAGGAATTTGATTTGCCACAATTTTCCACTGCTCTGCTTATACGGCGATGGGAAAAGTCTCAGCTGCTGGCCATGGCACACAGAAACAAGAGATTGAACAAAATGTTATGTGATTCCCATCCATTTGCTGTTTTCCATGGAATACATGTGTCTCTGGTTTCAGTTCTGTATTCGCTACACCATTATTTTAATGTTGTTTATATTATGTCTGAAGGGATCTGGACAATTTAAGAACCCAGTCATGACATGGACACAGTGCCCTTTTGTTTGTGATCTATTTGCATACTTTCATGATATCTCATATGATAAGATGAGCCAGGTCTCTGTTAGCCCAGAGCTAAGTGTGTAAtatatatgtacagtgcattcgaaaagttttcagacccctttttccacattttgttacattacagcgttattctaaaattgattaaaaagcccccccccctcattaatctacacacaataccccgtaatgacaaagcaaaaaatgttttttagacatttttgcaagtgtaaaataataaatatctgaaatatgacatttacataagtcttcttgggtatgacactacaagcttggcacatctgtatttggggagtttctcccattcttctctgcaaatcctctcaagctctatcaggttggatggggagcgtcgctgcacagctattttcaggtctgtccagagatgttcgatcaggttaaagtccgggctctggctgggttacTCAAGGACATTTTGAGACTTTTCCTAAAGCCACTccagcgttgtcttggctgtgtgcttagggtcgttgtcctgttggaatgctggcaccaccatgcttcaccgtagggatagtgccaggtttcctacagatgtGACGCGTGGAATT containing:
- the LOC124033362 gene encoding 60S ribosomal protein L35; its protein translation is MGKIKARDLRGKKKEELLKQLDDLKVELSQLRVAKVTGGAASKLSKICVVRKSIARVLTVINQTQKENLRKFYKGKKYKPLDLRPRKTRAIRRRLNKHEESLRTKKMQRKDRLYSIRKFAVKA